The following proteins come from a genomic window of Loxodonta africana isolate mLoxAfr1 chromosome 19, mLoxAfr1.hap2, whole genome shotgun sequence:
- the PPP1R3B gene encoding protein phosphatase 1 regulatory subunit 3B, translated as MAVDIEYRYNCMAPSLRRERFAFKISPKPSKPLRPCIQLSSKNETNGMVAPTDQEKKVKKRVSFADNQGLALTMVKVFSEFDDPLDIPFNIAELLDNIVNLTTAESESFVLDFSQPSADYLDFRNRLQKDHVCLENCVLKDRAIAGTVKVQNLAFEKIVKIRMTFDTWKSFTDFPCRYVKDTYAGSDKDTFSFDIRLPEKIQSYERMEFAVCYECRGQTYWDSNKGKNYRITRAELRSTQGVGEPQNGLDFGIAFDQFGSPRCSYGLFPEWPSYLGYEKLGPYY; from the coding sequence ATGGCCGTGGACATAGAATACAGGTACAACTGCATGGCTCCTTCCTTGCGCAGAGAGAGGTTCGCCTTCAAGATCTCACCAAAGCCAAGCAAACCTCTGAGGCCCTGTATTCAGTTGAGCAGCAAGAATGAAACCAATGGAATGGTGGCCCCGACTGACCAGGAGAAAAAGGTGAAAAAGCGGGTCTCCTTTGCCGACAACCAAGGGCTGGCCCTGACAATGGTCAAAGTGTTCTCAGAGTTCGATGACCCATTAGATATCCCATTCAACATCGCCGAGCTTCTAGACAACATCGTTAATTTGACGACAGCAGAGAGCGAGAGCTTTGTTCTGGATTTCTCACAGCCTTCTGCAGATTACTTAGACTTCAGAAATCGACTTCAGAAAGACCACGTCTGCCTTGAAAACTGTGTGCTGAAAGACAGAGCCATTGCCGGCACGGTGAAGGTGCAGAACCTTGCCTTTGAGAAGATTGTGAAAATAAGAATGACATTCGACACTTGGAAAAGCTTCACAGACTTTCCTTGTCGGTATGTGAAGGACACTTATGCCGGTTCAGACAAGGACACGTTCTCCTTTGACATTCGCTTGCCTGAAAAAATCCAGTCTTATGAAAGGATGGAGTTTGCCGTATGCTATGAATGCAGGGGACAGACGTACTGGGACAGCAACAAAGGCAAAAACTATAGGATCACCCGGGCTGAGTTAAGATCTACTCAGGGCGTAGGCGAGCCACAAAATGGACTGGATTTTGGAATAGCCTTCGACCAGTTTGGAAGCCCTCGGTGTTCCTACGGTCTGTTCCCGGAGTGGCCTAGTTATTTAGGATATGAAAAGCTAGGGCCCTACTACTAG